The following proteins are co-located in the Phocoena phocoena chromosome 1, mPhoPho1.1, whole genome shotgun sequence genome:
- the UBIAD1 gene encoding ubiA prenyltransferase domain-containing protein 1 — protein sequence MAALQVPGEKVNIQAGETAKVGDRDLLGNGCPEQDRPPQRSWRQKCASYVLALRPWSFSASLTPVALGSALAYRSQGVLDPRLLVGCAVAVLAVHGAGNLVNTYYDFSKGIDHKKSDDRTLVDRILEPQDVVRFGVFLYTLGCVCAACLYYLSPLKLEHLALIYFGGLSGSFLYTGGIGFKYLALGDLIILITFGPLAVMFAYAVQVGSLAVFPLVYAIPLALSTEAILHSNNTRDMESDREAGIVTLAILIGPTLSYMLYNTLLFLPYLIFSILAVHCSISLALPLLTIPMAFSLERQFRSQTFNKLPQRTAKLNLLLGLFYVSSIILAPAGSLPKL from the exons ATGGCGGCCTTGCAGGTCCCGGGGGAGAAGGTTAACATCCAGGCAGGAGAGACGGCCAAGGTCGGGGACAGGGACCTGTTGGGGAACGGCTGTCCGGAGCAGGACAGACCGCCGCAGCGCTCGTGGAGGCAGAAGTGCGCCTCCTATGTTCTGGCCCTGCGGCCCTGGAGCTTCAGTGCCTCACTCACCCCGGTAGCCCTGGGCAGTGCCCTGGCCTACAGATCCCAGGGCGTCCTGGATCCCAGGCTACTGGTGGGTTGTGCCGTAGCTGTCCTCGCTGTGCACGGGGCTGGAAATTTGGTCAACACTTACTACGACTTTTCCAAGGGCATTGACCACAAAAAGAGTGATGACAGGACACTGGTGGACCGAATCTTGGAGCCCCAGGATGTCGTCCGGTTTGGAGTCTTCCTCTACACCTTGGGCTGTGTCTGTGCTGCTTGCCTCTACTACCTGTCCCCTCTGAAACTGGAGCACTTAGCTCTCATCTACTTCGGAGGCCTGTCTGGCTCCTTTCTCTACACAGGAG GAATTGGATTCAAGTACCTGGCTCTGGGAGACCTCATCATCCTCATCACTTTTGGCCCGCTGGCTGTGATGTTCGCCTACGCCGTCCAGGTGGGGTCCCTGGCGGTCTTCCCGCTGGTCTACGCCATCCCCCTCGCCCTTAGCACCGAGGCCATCCTCCATTCCAACAATACCAGGGACATGGAGTCTGACCGGGAGGCTGGCATCGTCACGCTCGCCATCCTCATCGGCCCCACTCTCTCCTACATGCTCTACAACACGCTGCTCTTTCTGCCCTACCTGATCTTCAGCATCCTGGCTGTGCACTGCAGCATCAGCCTGGCACTGCCCCTGCTCACCATTCCCATGGCCTTTTCCCTTGAGAGACAGTTCCGAAGCCAGACTTTCAACAAACTGCCCCAGAGGACTGCCAAACTCAACCTTCTGCTGGGCCTCTTCTACGTTTCCAGCATCATTCTGGCACCGGCAGGCAGTCTGCCCAAACTCTAA